From Candidatus Saganbacteria bacterium, a single genomic window includes:
- a CDS encoding ParB/RepB/Spo0J family partition protein, which yields MSTNAKRGLGRGLSALIPSGGETEKAALPFTSGRAVLQVDISKIIPNPRQPRKSFDHAKLNELASSIKEQGVTSPVLLRKNGDMFELVAGERRLRATKKAGITTIPAIIKDFTDEQSLEIAIVENLQREDLNPMEEALAYKALSLEFKLTHDQIAKKVSRDRSTVTNTMRLLDLPKEIRDSIASGQITAGHARPLLTIQGREKQIKAWEQILKANLSVRDVEAILGVKKERSKGKTKTSKRSALNPFLADVVEKMTESLGTKISLRGDENKGKIEVDYFSKEDLERIAERFTAP from the coding sequence ATGTCAACAAACGCAAAGCGCGGCCTTGGCAGGGGCCTAAGCGCACTCATCCCTTCAGGCGGAGAGACCGAAAAAGCGGCCCTCCCGTTCACATCGGGACGCGCGGTCCTTCAGGTAGACATATCAAAAATAATCCCTAATCCGCGGCAGCCCAGGAAGTCTTTTGACCATGCAAAATTGAACGAGCTTGCTTCCTCCATCAAGGAGCAGGGCGTGACATCCCCGGTACTTTTAAGAAAAAACGGTGACATGTTCGAGCTTGTGGCGGGAGAGAGAAGACTGCGAGCCACAAAAAAGGCCGGTATCACGACGATCCCCGCCATCATCAAAGATTTCACCGACGAACAATCTCTCGAAATAGCTATAGTTGAAAACCTACAAAGGGAGGACCTGAACCCGATGGAAGAAGCTTTGGCCTATAAAGCTCTTTCGCTGGAGTTCAAGCTTACGCATGACCAGATCGCAAAAAAAGTAAGCAGGGACAGGTCTACCGTGACGAACACTATGAGACTTCTTGACCTGCCAAAAGAAATAAGGGACAGCATAGCGTCCGGGCAGATAACGGCGGGCCACGCGAGGCCTCTTTTGACGATCCAGGGACGCGAAAAACAGATCAAAGCGTGGGAGCAGATATTAAAAGCGAACCTTTCCGTCAGGGATGTCGAAGCGATACTTGGCGTCAAGAAGGAAAGATCAAAAGGAAAAACAAAAACCTCAAAAAGATCAGCCTTGAACCCGTTCCTTGCGGATGTCGTCGAAAAAATGACCGAAAGCCTCGGCACAAAAATAAGCCTTCGCGGGGACGAGAACAAAGGAAAGATCGAGGTAGATTATTTTTCCAAAGAAGACCTCGAGAGGATTGCCGAGAGATTTACCGCACCTTAA
- a CDS encoding HAMP domain-containing sensor histidine kinase, translating into MIKEGKNCLLVQTTGIKPFKRCTYCERRVTDCFGIQFFIVAFGIIGLLLVMFTIRDLPILAIDITVLILMMLILLGIIASRETNEIVVNNFLLKELNEELEARVAQRTKELRFLNLDLKKALRIKSEFLRNINHEIRTPLTAMLGYCDIIERKQLGELNERQIKAVDALKRNGQDLLGLINQLLDLSKLEDNKLGLNEEWFNIAKVISDVTVNIEPLASKKDINISTKIDENVITVFGDPDRIKQILLNLLSNSIKFTDNGGKVTVETKDDKDEVIVSVSDTGVGIKSGDLQSIFEPFSQVDGSQTRKYGGAGIGLSIVKSLVEAHGGSVTVESEFGKGSVFSFTIPKRTV; encoded by the coding sequence ATGATCAAAGAAGGTAAAAACTGCCTGCTTGTCCAAACTACCGGGATAAAGCCTTTCAAGAGATGCACGTACTGCGAACGCAGGGTGACAGATTGTTTTGGTATACAGTTTTTTATCGTCGCTTTCGGCATAATAGGGTTGTTGCTCGTAATGTTCACTATTAGGGACCTACCTATACTGGCCATCGACATCACCGTATTGATATTGATGATGCTTATCCTGCTGGGTATAATCGCCAGCCGCGAGACGAACGAGATCGTAGTCAATAACTTCCTCCTCAAGGAATTAAACGAAGAGCTTGAGGCCAGGGTCGCTCAAAGGACTAAAGAGCTCCGGTTCCTGAACCTTGACCTGAAAAAAGCCCTTCGCATAAAGTCCGAATTCCTTAGGAATATAAACCACGAGATCAGGACACCTCTTACGGCAATGCTCGGTTACTGCGATATAATAGAACGAAAGCAGCTCGGAGAATTGAACGAAAGGCAGATAAAAGCGGTCGACGCTTTAAAAAGGAACGGCCAGGACCTTTTGGGCCTTATCAATCAGCTTCTGGACCTTTCAAAACTGGAGGACAACAAGCTGGGGTTAAATGAAGAATGGTTCAACATTGCAAAGGTTATCAGCGATGTCACGGTCAATATCGAACCCCTTGCGTCCAAAAAAGACATAAATATTTCCACCAAGATAGATGAAAACGTTATAACAGTGTTTGGCGACCCCGACCGGATAAAACAGATACTGTTAAATCTGCTTTCGAACAGTATTAAGTTCACCGACAATGGCGGGAAAGTGACCGTTGAAACAAAAGATGACAAAGACGAGGTCATTGTATCGGTAAGCGATACCGGCGTCGGCATCAAGAGTGGTGACCTGCAAAGTATTTTTGAGCCCTTTTCCCAGGTCGACGGGTCGCAGACAAGAAAATACGGTGGCGCAGGGATAGGCCTTTCCATCGTGAAAAGCCTTGTTGAAGCGCATGGCGGAAGCGTTACCGTCGAAAGCGAGTTTGGAAAAGGCAGCGTCTTTTCGTTCACGATCCCAAAAAGAACGGTGTAA
- a CDS encoding ROK family protein, with protein sequence MNTSACRRLMVADIGGGTFRRALFQIEAGKRATMIGKPEAIELKFSGKRDLIGFSLSQLRDIPDDQHRIAISIAGPVDTGAGIIRKLTNQGGIEKRDIPYSAELKTAFKSQAGKDVDVILINDGEAGAWAEFSPQGALKDLKTGDLGLALIIGHGIGGRLYRKTASGIEQVPGAFEPGHFLIHDRMIDGLGLLRYYAPFDPCGCGITGQHGDVCFETLAKGPSIYKIISGVISNIRIVAASARTKDQIFNIVNPAMTETELRSNVLIKQVMQRLGMNISKTDTGQIIKSASDHLNYHDVDAVMGKTLGNEPICKEVLTRIAYLLAFRLEALQRGYDDHASPITFALIGGVGVSKGAYLTRDMTRFSADAIERPSWGKAPKYVTGAFPSQETNLWGSLFYMINNG encoded by the coding sequence ATGAATACATCTGCATGCAGGAGGCTGATGGTTGCCGATATCGGTGGAGGGACTTTCCGGAGAGCATTGTTTCAGATAGAAGCCGGCAAGAGGGCGACAATGATAGGAAAGCCGGAGGCTATAGAGCTAAAATTTTCCGGCAAAAGGGATCTAATAGGATTTTCTTTGTCTCAATTAAGAGATATACCGGATGATCAGCACAGGATAGCGATCTCGATCGCAGGGCCTGTGGATACCGGTGCGGGCATTATCAGAAAACTGACAAACCAGGGAGGTATCGAAAAAAGAGACATTCCTTACAGTGCCGAACTAAAAACGGCTTTTAAATCCCAAGCAGGTAAAGATGTCGATGTAATCTTAATAAATGACGGCGAAGCAGGGGCGTGGGCTGAGTTCAGTCCTCAGGGCGCTTTAAAAGATCTAAAGACAGGCGATCTTGGACTGGCCCTTATTATCGGGCATGGTATCGGAGGACGGCTTTACAGGAAAACCGCTTCAGGCATCGAGCAGGTCCCCGGCGCATTTGAACCCGGCCATTTTTTGATCCACGACAGAATGATCGACGGCCTTGGATTGCTCAGGTATTATGCACCATTCGACCCTTGCGGCTGCGGGATAACCGGGCAGCACGGTGATGTCTGTTTTGAAACACTGGCAAAGGGTCCTTCGATATACAAGATAATCAGCGGCGTGATATCCAATATCAGGATAGTGGCTGCTTCAGCACGCACAAAAGACCAGATATTCAATATTGTAAATCCCGCAATGACAGAAACGGAACTAAGGTCGAACGTATTGATCAAACAAGTAATGCAAAGGCTCGGAATGAATATCAGCAAAACAGATACTGGCCAAATTATAAAATCGGCCAGTGATCACTTGAACTATCATGATGTGGACGCTGTAATGGGAAAAACTTTAGGGAATGAGCCGATATGCAAAGAGGTCCTGACAAGGATAGCATATCTGCTGGCCTTTAGACTTGAAGCTTTACAAAGAGGATATGATGATCATGCATCGCCGATAACATTTGCATTGATCGGTGGCGTGGGCGTAAGTAAAGGTGCATATCTCACAAGAGATATGACACGTTTCAGTGCAGATGCGATCGAAAGACCGTCCTGGGGTAAAGCGCCAAAGTATGTTACAGGTGCATTTCCTTCTCAAGAGACAAATCTGTGGGGATCATTGTTTTATATGATTAACAACGGATAG